A window of the Dyadobacter pollutisoli genome harbors these coding sequences:
- a CDS encoding RagB/SusD family nutrient uptake outer membrane protein, which yields MKKRLITIYALLFGIVFACNDDTLEKTNPNGVTVEGYYKNGSELSSGVTSAYSMLKSNNLVAREWFFLHDLRSDDVSAGGGQLETPRNQLLLGTHDTGNSVMGTVWLAYYRMIHRANAVVDNSEKVTDLADADKKRLLGEARFLRAYAYYELVSLWGAVPLYKNYVLTVDGSLPRSPAEEVYAYVIGELQAIQADLPATYDAANQGRVTKGAAQMLLARVHMQKGDYASAKTELLKVYNSGVYALVDNYNDNFLEETEFNKESIFEVNFFPSGGVYNWDGDGNGATAGTETVRTQEYSAIGWRNLIPSNSLLAEFEKATKGDAKTDPRYDDCFYFTGEKYNKGANTLTDGQQNGNSSVVDGVTQKVSWQKYSLMYKMNESFLTGAINQRIMRFAETILSLAEVENEAGNIADAVKYLNMIRARKSVSMPAYPTAKFPVSTKDQVFAAIVHERRVEQNGEQIRNRDILRWRKLGKLKAEPLTYFQANKIELLPIPQQEVDNNAKIEPTDQNPGY from the coding sequence ATGAAAAAGAGACTGATTACTATTTATGCCCTATTGTTCGGGATCGTATTTGCCTGTAACGATGATACCCTTGAAAAAACGAACCCTAATGGCGTGACCGTGGAAGGTTACTATAAGAACGGCTCGGAGCTTAGCAGTGGCGTAACAAGCGCCTATTCGATGCTGAAATCCAATAACCTGGTTGCCAGGGAATGGTTTTTCCTGCACGACCTGCGTAGCGACGATGTGTCGGCAGGCGGAGGCCAGCTGGAAACACCGCGCAACCAGTTGCTGCTCGGCACGCATGATACCGGAAACTCGGTCATGGGTACGGTATGGCTTGCTTACTACCGGATGATCCACCGCGCCAATGCGGTGGTGGACAATTCCGAAAAAGTGACGGACCTTGCCGATGCCGACAAAAAGAGGTTGCTGGGAGAAGCCCGGTTTTTGAGAGCCTATGCTTATTATGAACTCGTTAGCCTTTGGGGGGCCGTGCCGCTTTACAAAAATTATGTATTGACAGTCGATGGTAGCCTGCCCAGGTCTCCGGCTGAGGAGGTTTACGCCTACGTCATCGGGGAACTGCAGGCGATCCAGGCCGATCTGCCAGCTACTTACGACGCCGCTAATCAGGGACGTGTTACCAAAGGTGCTGCGCAAATGTTGCTCGCAAGGGTTCATATGCAAAAAGGCGACTATGCCAGTGCAAAAACCGAGCTGCTGAAAGTGTACAATTCCGGGGTATATGCCCTGGTCGATAACTACAACGACAACTTCCTGGAAGAAACGGAGTTTAACAAAGAGTCTATTTTTGAGGTCAATTTCTTCCCATCGGGCGGTGTTTATAACTGGGACGGAGACGGAAACGGCGCCACTGCCGGTACCGAAACGGTTCGTACCCAGGAATATTCGGCCATTGGATGGCGGAACCTGATCCCTTCAAACAGCTTGCTTGCGGAGTTTGAAAAAGCAACGAAAGGCGATGCCAAGACAGACCCGCGATACGACGACTGCTTCTATTTTACAGGTGAAAAATACAACAAGGGTGCCAATACGCTGACGGACGGACAACAAAACGGGAATTCATCGGTGGTAGACGGGGTAACCCAGAAAGTAAGCTGGCAGAAATATTCGCTTATGTATAAAATGAACGAATCGTTTTTGACCGGAGCTATCAATCAGCGCATTATGCGGTTTGCGGAAACGATCCTCTCGCTTGCCGAAGTAGAAAATGAAGCGGGAAACATTGCCGATGCCGTCAAATACCTGAACATGATCCGCGCCCGTAAAAGCGTAAGTATGCCTGCATACCCAACCGCAAAATTCCCGGTATCGACCAAAGACCAGGTCTTCGCGGCAATCGTACATGAGAGACGCGTGGAGCAAAACGGCGAACAGATCCGGAACCGCGATATTTTGAGATGGCGGAAGTTGGGTAAGCTCAAAGCGGAACCATTGACTTATTTCCAGGCCAACAAGATCGAATTACTGCCGATCCCCCAGCAGGAAGTAGACAACAACGCCAAAATCGAGCCGACGGATCAGAATCCGGGGTATTAA